The Streptococcaceae bacterium ESL0687 genome has a segment encoding these proteins:
- the nrdE gene encoding class 1b ribonucleoside-diphosphate reductase subunit alpha: MSLKNLGDVSYFRLNNEINIPVNGQIPLHKDQEALEAFFVENVQPNLLTFDSLRDRFDYLLEHDYIERDFLELYDFSFVEELNDWLYAQDFHFKSFMAAYKFYQQYALKTNDGEYYLENIEDRVLLNALYFADGDEDLACGIADEIIHQRYQPATPSFLNAGRSRRGELVSCFLIQPTDDMNSIGRSVNSALQLSRIGGGVGINLSNLREAGAPIKEIQNAASGVVPVMKLYEDSFSYSNQLGQRQGAGVVYLNVFHPDIIAFLSTKKENADEKIRVKTLSLGVTIPDKYYELIKNNEDMYLFSPYDVERIYGTPFSYVDITAEYDKMVANPDIAKKKIRARDLEQEISKLQQESGYPYIVNIDTANRANPIDGKIVMSNLCSEILQVQKPSLLNDDQTYAELGTDISCNLGSTNVVNLMETKDFAKSIDSMVRALTYITDKSSIDAVPSIKHGNDQAHTIGLGAMGLHSYFAQNHIEYGSPESIEFTDIYFMLLNYYSLLSSMEIAKERGISFHNFDKSKYADGSYFDTYLEDEIILTPKMAGLFAGIHIPSKADWANLRDNVQKHGLYHQNRLAVAPNGSISYINDVSASIHPITQRIEERQEKKTGKIYYPARGLATDTIPYYTSAYDMDMRRVIDVYAAATKHVDQGLSLTLFIRSEMPEGLYEWKTTPKQTTRDLNILRNYAWKQGVKSIYYIRTFTDNGDEVGANQCESCVI, translated from the coding sequence ATGTCTTTAAAAAACCTTGGCGACGTTAGCTACTTTCGCCTAAACAATGAAATTAATATCCCAGTTAATGGTCAAATCCCCCTCCATAAAGATCAAGAGGCACTTGAAGCTTTTTTTGTTGAAAATGTGCAGCCTAACCTTTTGACCTTTGATAGTCTACGTGACCGTTTTGACTACCTACTAGAACATGACTACATTGAACGTGATTTCTTAGAGCTTTACGACTTTTCTTTTGTGGAAGAGCTTAACGACTGGCTCTATGCCCAAGACTTCCACTTCAAGTCATTTATGGCAGCCTACAAGTTTTATCAGCAATATGCCCTTAAAACAAATGACGGGGAATATTATTTGGAAAATATTGAAGACCGTGTCCTTTTAAATGCTCTCTACTTTGCGGATGGTGATGAAGATCTGGCCTGCGGGATTGCTGACGAAATCATCCACCAGCGCTACCAACCAGCAACACCAAGTTTTTTAAATGCTGGACGTAGCCGCCGTGGGGAGTTGGTATCATGTTTTCTGATTCAGCCGACTGACGACATGAACTCAATCGGCCGTTCTGTAAATAGCGCCCTCCAACTTTCTCGTATCGGTGGTGGAGTTGGAATCAACCTGTCTAACCTACGTGAGGCCGGAGCTCCAATCAAGGAAATCCAAAATGCCGCAAGTGGGGTTGTGCCTGTCATGAAACTTTACGAGGATTCATTCTCCTACTCTAACCAACTTGGCCAACGCCAAGGGGCAGGTGTTGTTTACCTGAACGTTTTCCACCCAGATATCATAGCCTTTCTTTCAACTAAAAAGGAAAACGCCGATGAGAAAATCCGGGTTAAAACCCTGTCACTTGGGGTTACCATTCCTGACAAGTACTATGAGCTGATCAAAAATAATGAGGATATGTACCTCTTTAGCCCCTATGATGTTGAACGCATCTACGGGACTCCATTTTCATATGTTGATATTACAGCTGAATATGACAAGATGGTGGCAAATCCTGATATTGCCAAGAAAAAAATTCGCGCCCGTGACCTAGAGCAGGAAATCTCAAAACTTCAACAGGAGTCAGGTTACCCTTATATCGTAAATATCGACACGGCCAACAGGGCAAACCCAATTGACGGAAAAATCGTCATGAGTAACCTCTGCTCTGAAATCCTTCAGGTTCAAAAACCCTCTCTTTTAAATGATGATCAGACCTATGCCGAACTTGGAACAGACATCTCTTGTAACCTGGGATCAACAAATGTTGTAAACCTAATGGAAACAAAAGATTTCGCAAAATCAATTGATTCAATGGTCAGAGCCCTTACCTATATTACAGATAAATCATCAATTGATGCAGTTCCTTCAATCAAGCATGGAAATGATCAGGCTCACACAATCGGTCTTGGTGCCATGGGTCTTCACTCATACTTCGCCCAAAATCACATTGAATACGGAAGCCCTGAATCAATTGAGTTCACTGATATCTACTTCATGCTACTTAACTACTACTCACTACTTTCAAGCATGGAAATTGCCAAAGAACGTGGGATCAGCTTCCACAATTTCGACAAGTCTAAATATGCTGACGGCAGCTACTTCGATACTTATCTAGAAGACGAAATCATTCTTACACCGAAGATGGCGGGGCTTTTTGCCGGCATCCATATCCCTTCAAAAGCTGACTGGGCAAATCTGCGTGATAATGTTCAAAAACATGGCCTTTACCACCAAAATAGACTTGCTGTGGCGCCAAATGGATCAATCAGCTACATCAATGATGTGTCAGCAAGTATCCACCCAATCACCCAGCGTATTGAAGAGCGTCAGGAAAAGAAAACTGGTAAGATTTACTATCCAGCCCGTGGTCTTGCGACAGACACCATCCCTTACTATACAAGTGCCTATGATATGGACATGCGTCGTGTGATTGACGTTTATGCTGCTGCCACAAAACATGTGGACCAAGGACTAAGTCTGACTCTATTTATTCGTTCAGAAATGCCTGAAGGACTATATGAGTGGAAGACAACACCTAAGCAAACAACCCGTGATCTGAACATCCTACGTAACTATGCTTGGAAACAGGGAGTTAAGAGCATCTACTACATCAGAACCTTCACTGACAATGGGGATGAGGTTGGTGCCAACCAATGTGAAAGCTGTGTAATTTAA
- a CDS encoding penicillin-binding transpeptidase domain-containing protein, whose translation MKEKLLAPFKKMMDYIMRVRSTPGQNRKAMGQNFFIVTFLIFVVFSGRLIWVVATDKVAGEELSSKAKKNFQETQVIQAKRGTIFDRHGVPIAIDSSSYTVSVIKDERYVGVGNVRLYANDDDFKKIETLFKDVLGMDSDYVKSQLENKNVNYVYFGNKGSNIDYNTRNAIETKAEEEGIKGINFESHLSRSYPNGKFASHFIGVAGLRDADDETQGLAGQNGLEASLNSILSGTNGLQTFQKNTSGVPLPGTTESTKEAVNGSDVYTTLDVSLQTYLETLLDKSYADSGAQEVVATLVKADTGEILATSQRPTFNPDTKTGYDSANFTWNNLLYQANYEPGSTMKVFTLASAINQGVFNPADTYTSGTLKIADTSIHDWDYASNPKGKTMTFAQGFSYSSNIGLTLLEQKLGESTWRDYLKRFKFGTSTYMGVGHENAGQFPDANVVTTAMSAFGQGIDVTELQMLRGFLSITNGGVMLEPHYINKIVTGDKVRQVSPEIIGKPVDASAANQTLQYMVSVGTDPQFGTAYNGLTKAPFFQVEGQNVSVKTGTAQIAQNGAYMTGDNNYIYSAVTMVPTENPEFIMYMTVKIPKTWSLSYISDVANPILTRAMEMKDTLSTSNLGLTNEKIKIDNYLDKDPGTVAEGLRREILAPVIIGTGDKVVKQSLSEGTTVDPNRRVLLLTDGDIEMPDVFAWTKYDIEKFAEWMDLDLEFTGTGNKVIGQSIAMNTPLSKNQKLTVDLGV comes from the coding sequence ATGAAAGAAAAATTACTAGCTCCTTTTAAAAAAATGATGGACTACATCATGAGAGTTAGGAGTACACCAGGCCAAAACAGGAAAGCCATGGGTCAAAATTTCTTCATCGTTACCTTTTTAATCTTTGTTGTCTTCTCAGGCCGTCTGATTTGGGTTGTTGCAACAGATAAGGTCGCAGGTGAGGAACTAAGTTCTAAGGCTAAGAAAAACTTCCAGGAAACTCAAGTAATTCAGGCTAAAAGGGGAACAATCTTTGATAGGCACGGGGTTCCTATAGCCATCGATTCAAGTTCTTATACTGTCTCAGTTATTAAGGATGAAAGATATGTGGGTGTTGGAAACGTACGCCTTTATGCAAACGATGATGATTTCAAAAAAATCGAAACCCTTTTCAAGGATGTCCTAGGTATGGATTCCGACTATGTGAAAAGTCAGCTAGAAAACAAGAATGTTAATTATGTTTACTTTGGTAATAAGGGATCAAATATTGACTACAATACCCGTAATGCCATTGAAACTAAGGCTGAGGAAGAAGGAATCAAGGGCATAAACTTTGAATCTCACCTTTCAAGAAGTTATCCTAATGGTAAGTTTGCCTCTCACTTTATTGGAGTGGCTGGACTTAGGGATGCAGATGATGAAACTCAAGGACTTGCTGGTCAGAATGGACTTGAAGCAAGTTTAAATTCCATTTTAAGTGGAACTAATGGATTACAAACCTTCCAAAAGAATACTTCAGGAGTACCCCTTCCTGGAACAACTGAATCAACCAAGGAAGCTGTTAATGGTAGTGATGTTTATACGACCCTTGATGTATCCCTTCAAACTTATCTAGAAACTCTTCTTGATAAGTCCTATGCAGATTCAGGTGCCCAAGAGGTTGTTGCAACCTTAGTTAAGGCAGATACCGGTGAAATTCTTGCCACCAGTCAAAGACCTACCTTTAACCCTGATACAAAGACAGGGTACGATTCTGCGAACTTCACCTGGAACAACCTCCTTTACCAGGCCAACTATGAACCAGGATCGACCATGAAGGTCTTTACCCTAGCATCTGCAATAAATCAAGGGGTCTTTAACCCAGCAGATACCTATACAAGTGGAACTTTAAAAATTGCTGATACGTCAATTCATGACTGGGATTATGCAAGTAACCCTAAGGGTAAAACAATGACCTTTGCCCAAGGTTTCTCTTATTCAAGTAATATTGGTTTAACCCTTTTGGAGCAAAAACTTGGGGAAAGCACTTGGAGAGACTACCTCAAACGTTTCAAATTTGGAACTTCAACTTATATGGGTGTAGGGCATGAAAATGCTGGTCAATTCCCAGATGCTAACGTGGTAACAACAGCCATGAGTGCTTTTGGTCAAGGGATTGACGTAACAGAGCTTCAAATGCTTCGAGGATTTTTATCAATAACTAATGGTGGAGTGATGTTAGAGCCCCATTACATAAATAAAATCGTTACAGGAGATAAGGTGAGACAGGTTTCACCAGAAATCATTGGTAAGCCAGTTGATGCTTCAGCAGCCAACCAAACCCTTCAATACATGGTTAGTGTCGGTACAGATCCGCAGTTTGGTACGGCCTATAATGGTCTAACCAAGGCGCCATTCTTCCAAGTGGAAGGTCAAAATGTGTCTGTTAAGACAGGTACAGCCCAAATCGCTCAAAATGGAGCCTATATGACTGGTGATAATAACTACATATATTCAGCTGTTACCATGGTACCTACTGAAAATCCTGAATTTATCATGTATATGACTGTAAAAATTCCTAAAACATGGAGTCTGTCTTACATTTCTGATGTGGCCAACCCAATTTTAACAAGGGCCATGGAAATGAAGGATACCCTATCAACAAGTAATCTTGGTTTGACCAATGAAAAGATTAAAATTGATAATTACTTAGACAAGGATCCAGGAACCGTTGCTGAAGGACTAAGAAGGGAAATTCTTGCCCCTGTAATAATTGGTACAGGAGATAAGGTTGTTAAACAGTCCCTAAGCGAGGGAACAACTGTTGATCCAAACCGGAGGGTGCTTCTTCTGACAGACGGAGACATTGAAATGCCAGATGTTTTTGCTTGGACCAAGTATGATATTGAAAAATTTGCTGAGTGGATGGATCTTGATCTGGAATTCACAGGAACGGGTAATAAGGTTATCGGACAAAGTATCGCCATGAATACCCCCTTATCGAAAAATCAAAAATTAACTGTAGATTTAGGAGTTTAA
- the ftsL gene encoding cell division protein FtsL has translation MAKSKKPVNISDAAHKDSYHIRAESLSSNLLAKKFKKYSTIEKVFYFSVVATIIVMAVAIIFVKTRIFQTEENLGRIQYNISQKKTKQEELNQQIQELSRSDRVLKIAEKENLKLNDKNIRKASK, from the coding sequence ATGGCTAAGTCAAAAAAACCAGTTAATATAAGTGACGCAGCCCACAAAGATAGTTACCATATCCGGGCCGAGTCACTTTCTTCAAATCTTCTTGCCAAAAAATTTAAGAAATATTCAACCATCGAAAAAGTATTTTATTTTTCAGTTGTTGCAACAATTATAGTCATGGCTGTAGCTATTATTTTTGTTAAGACAAGAATCTTCCAAACAGAAGAGAATCTTGGTCGTATTCAATATAATATTTCTCAAAAAAAGACCAAGCAAGAAGAGCTTAATCAGCAAATTCAAGAGCTATCAAGATCTGACAGGGTTTTGAAAATTGCTGAAAAAGAAAATCTAAAGCTAAACGATAAAAATATTAGGAAAGCAAGCAAATGA
- the nrdI gene encoding class Ib ribonucleoside-diphosphate reductase assembly flavoprotein NrdI yields the protein MKVAYFSVTGQVKRFVAKLGLENFSITDFSQEDATSDYILIVPTYEEMITEPADDFLEDYSENCLGVVGSGNRNFGDEFVFTAKDLAKKYDIPMLYAFEFNGTQEDVQNVLNLIEEIR from the coding sequence ATGAAGGTAGCCTACTTTTCAGTTACAGGTCAGGTTAAGCGCTTTGTCGCAAAACTTGGCCTTGAAAACTTTAGTATTACTGATTTTTCACAGGAAGATGCTACTAGTGACTACATTTTAATCGTACCTACCTATGAAGAAATGATTACAGAACCTGCAGATGATTTTCTAGAAGATTATTCAGAAAATTGCTTAGGAGTTGTAGGGTCTGGAAATAGGAACTTTGGTGACGAGTTTGTTTTCACAGCAAAGGATTTAGCGAAAAAATATGATATTCCCATGCTCTATGCCTTTGAGTTTAATGGGACCCAAGAGGATGTTCAAAATGTCCTTAACTTAATAGAAGAAATTAGATGA
- the mraY gene encoding phospho-N-acetylmuramoyl-pentapeptide-transferase: protein MTLQTIIAGLVSFIATFVGIPQFIKFFHKKKIGGQQMHEDVHQHAKKAGTPTMGGIVFIISSLAISLIFAVLSGLVSPAFWIAWLVFAAYAGVGFADDFLKVFKQINQGLTSLQKLLAQIVTGIFAYILYMNEEGANFINIFGLKWNVGIFFAFFLIFWLVGFSNAVNLTDGIDGLASISVVISLSAYAVIAAHQKQYDVLLIIMTTIGGLLAFFTYNHKPAKIFMGDVGSLALGGFLAVISILLHVEWTLLLIGIVYVFETMSVMMQVSYFKATGGKRIFRMTPVHHHFELGGLTGHGKAWSEWKVDFFFWGIGLVGSMLALAIYFHVN from the coding sequence ATGACTTTACAAACAATAATTGCAGGACTTGTAAGCTTCATTGCTACCTTTGTAGGTATCCCGCAATTTATAAAATTCTTCCACAAGAAGAAAATCGGTGGCCAGCAGATGCATGAGGATGTTCATCAGCATGCTAAAAAAGCTGGTACACCTACGATGGGAGGAATTGTCTTCATCATCAGTTCACTTGCTATTTCTCTGATTTTTGCTGTACTTTCTGGCCTTGTAAGCCCAGCCTTCTGGATTGCTTGGTTAGTCTTTGCAGCCTATGCAGGTGTTGGATTTGCTGATGACTTTCTTAAGGTATTCAAGCAAATAAACCAGGGGTTAACAAGTTTACAGAAACTTCTGGCCCAAATAGTAACAGGAATCTTTGCTTACATTCTTTATATGAATGAGGAAGGTGCCAACTTTATTAATATTTTCGGCCTAAAGTGGAATGTGGGAATTTTCTTTGCCTTCTTCCTAATCTTCTGGCTAGTTGGTTTTTCAAACGCTGTTAACCTAACAGACGGAATTGATGGTCTGGCAAGTATTTCAGTTGTTATTTCCCTTTCTGCTTATGCAGTTATAGCAGCTCATCAAAAGCAGTATGATGTTCTTTTGATTATTATGACGACAATTGGAGGACTTTTAGCCTTCTTTACCTATAATCATAAGCCTGCGAAAATTTTCATGGGGGATGTGGGAAGTTTAGCTTTAGGAGGTTTCCTGGCTGTAATTTCAATTCTTTTGCATGTTGAATGGACCCTCCTTCTAATCGGGATTGTCTATGTCTTTGAAACCATGTCAGTTATGATGCAGGTTAGCTACTTTAAGGCAACAGGAGGTAAAAGGATTTTCCGCATGACTCCTGTTCACCATCACTTTGAACTTGGTGGCCTGACAGGTCATGGTAAGGCCTGGAGTGAGTGGAAGGTTGATTTCTTCTTTTGGGGAATTGGCCTTGTCGGAAGTATGCTTGCCCTTGCAATTTACTTCCATGTAAATTAA
- the rsmH gene encoding 16S rRNA (cytosine(1402)-N(4))-methyltransferase RsmH encodes MDFKHETVLLHETVDMLDVKPDGIYVDATMGGAGHTSYILSKLTSGRLYAFDQDQVAHDNAEKKLAEHIEAGRVVLVKNNFRNLKAALAELGIEKIDGIIYDLGVSSPQFDDAERGFSYRNEARLDMRMDQTSSLSAYEVVNDYDYNDLVRIFFRYGEEKYSKQIARKIEAQRKIAPIETTTELAELIKSALPQKELKKKGHPAKRVFQAIRIEVNDELGAAEDSIEQAIDLLDVEGRISVITFHSLEDRLTKTIFKEYSTVDVPRGLPMIPDDMLPTLELVNRKPVLASPEELEHNNRAHSAKLRVARKVRETQAKG; translated from the coding sequence ATGGATTTTAAACATGAGACAGTTTTACTGCATGAAACTGTGGACATGCTTGACGTAAAACCTGATGGAATTTACGTTGATGCGACAATGGGGGGAGCAGGGCACACTAGCTACATCTTAAGCAAGCTGACAAGTGGTCGCCTTTACGCCTTTGACCAAGACCAGGTGGCTCATGATAATGCTGAAAAAAAACTTGCCGAGCACATTGAGGCAGGCCGTGTGGTCCTTGTAAAAAATAACTTTAGAAATCTTAAGGCAGCTTTGGCTGAACTTGGCATTGAAAAAATTGATGGAATCATCTATGACCTAGGTGTATCAAGTCCTCAGTTTGATGATGCTGAACGCGGATTTTCCTATCGTAATGAGGCAAGGCTCGATATGAGGATGGACCAGACCTCATCCCTTTCAGCCTATGAGGTGGTAAATGACTATGATTATAATGATCTAGTCCGCATTTTTTTCCGCTACGGGGAAGAAAAGTACTCAAAACAGATTGCCAGAAAAATTGAAGCCCAAAGAAAAATTGCTCCAATTGAAACCACAACTGAGCTGGCTGAATTGATTAAGTCAGCCCTACCTCAAAAGGAACTTAAGAAAAAGGGGCATCCAGCTAAAAGAGTCTTCCAGGCCATTCGCATTGAGGTTAATGACGAACTTGGTGCTGCTGAAGATTCAATCGAGCAGGCCATTGATCTCTTGGATGTTGAAGGCAGAATCTCTGTCATCACCTTCCATTCACTTGAAGACCGTTTGACTAAGACTATCTTTAAGGAATACAGTACAGTCGATGTGCCGCGCGGACTTCCGATGATTCCTGATGATATGCTTCCGACATTAGAACTTGTCAACAGAAAACCAGTTCTGGCAAGTCCTGAAGAGCTTGAGCATAATAATAGGGCTCACAGTGCTAAACTGCGCGTGGCTCGTAAGGTAAGGGAAACACAGGCGAAAGGATAG
- the nrdF gene encoding class 1b ribonucleoside-diphosphate reductase subunit beta, whose protein sequence is MNNYYKAINWNAIEDMIDKSTWEKLTEQFWLDTRIPLSNDLDDWRHLSDEEKDLVGKVFGGLTLLDTVQSETGMDSLRADARTQHEEAVLNNIQFMESVHAKSYSSIFSTLNTKSEIDEIFDWVAENEALQYKAQRVNGIYKDGTPLEKKVASVFLETFLFYSGFFTPLYYLGNNKLSNVAEIIKLIIRDESVHGTYIGYKFQLGYNELSPEEQEAIKMWAYDLLYELYENEERYTDELYKKLGWDEEVKTFLRYNANKALMNLGFEPLFPDNASDVNPIVMNGLSTGTSNHDFFSQVGNGYLLGQVESMQESDYDY, encoded by the coding sequence ATGAACAACTACTATAAGGCCATTAACTGGAATGCCATTGAGGACATGATTGACAAGTCTACCTGGGAAAAATTAACTGAACAGTTCTGGTTAGACACCCGTATCCCCCTTTCAAATGACCTAGACGACTGGCGCCATTTATCTGATGAAGAAAAAGACTTAGTTGGTAAGGTCTTTGGCGGACTTACCCTCCTTGATACCGTTCAATCAGAAACTGGGATGGACAGCCTTCGTGCTGATGCCCGCACCCAGCATGAGGAAGCAGTCCTTAACAACATCCAGTTCATGGAGTCAGTTCACGCTAAAAGCTATTCAAGTATCTTTTCAACTTTAAACACTAAAAGTGAAATTGACGAGATCTTTGATTGGGTGGCTGAAAACGAAGCCCTTCAATACAAGGCTCAAAGAGTTAATGGGATTTACAAGGACGGAACTCCTCTAGAGAAAAAAGTTGCCAGCGTCTTCCTAGAAACCTTCCTCTTCTACTCAGGCTTCTTCACTCCCCTTTACTATCTAGGTAACAACAAGCTATCAAATGTGGCTGAAATCATCAAACTTATCATCCGTGACGAGTCAGTCCACGGAACCTACATTGGCTACAAGTTCCAGCTGGGTTATAATGAATTAAGCCCTGAAGAACAGGAAGCAATCAAGATGTGGGCCTATGACCTATTGTACGAGCTCTATGAAAATGAAGAGCGCTACACAGATGAACTTTATAAGAAACTTGGCTGGGATGAAGAGGTTAAAACCTTCCTTCGCTATAATGCCAATAAGGCTCTGATGAACCTTGGTTTTGAACCCCTCTTCCCTGACAATGCCAGCGACGTAAACCCAATCGTCATGAACGGTCTGTCTACAGGAACCAGCAACCATGACTTCTTCTCGCAAGTTGGTAATGGCTACCTTCTAGGTCAGGTTGAAAGCATGCAAGAGTCAGACTACGACTATTAA
- a CDS encoding peptidoglycan bridge formation glycyltransferase FemA/FemB family protein, with the protein MKNYYFKEISANEFEKYSKERLKSSSFQQTEEMSKTLADQSWTCDFLAVFNSEENLPLLAALVISKKMMGGFHMELNYGPIYKEYDEEAYLFFLKELEKYAKKRNVLELVVRPNIDAATYASSGSDRHEVHSNLRVAMEALNFERSKSGEVLGWQYAKDLEPYANYNALFKSFTKDGQYSIKKTRQFGVKVRRMSYEELPKFKEVTLHTAQRRGYEDKSLAYYQDVYKNFGDQADFLVAEINFKEYKTSLIDRKEELEKNLLAIEEFLAVNPNSRKKNNQKREQVAEISTYTKRIEEANQFILEFGQEDIIASVGLFIYSPSELVYLFSGSYDKYKRFYAPFAVQEFVMKKAMDQKIPRYNFYGISGIFDGSDGVLGFKQNFNGFIEEKIGDFTYYPNKFKYKLITTLKSLLGRK; encoded by the coding sequence TTGAAAAATTATTACTTTAAAGAAATATCTGCAAATGAATTTGAAAAATATTCAAAAGAGAGATTAAAATCTTCAAGTTTTCAGCAAACTGAAGAAATGTCAAAAACCTTAGCTGATCAGTCTTGGACCTGTGATTTTTTAGCAGTTTTTAATTCTGAAGAAAATCTACCCCTTTTAGCGGCCCTTGTCATAAGTAAAAAAATGATGGGTGGCTTCCACATGGAACTTAATTACGGTCCTATCTATAAGGAGTATGATGAAGAAGCCTATCTTTTCTTCCTAAAAGAGCTAGAAAAGTATGCAAAAAAGAGAAATGTTTTAGAACTTGTTGTTAGACCAAATATCGATGCTGCAACCTATGCAAGTAGCGGTAGTGATAGACATGAAGTCCATTCAAACCTTAGGGTGGCTATGGAAGCTTTAAACTTTGAAAGAAGTAAAAGTGGTGAAGTCTTAGGCTGGCAGTATGCTAAAGATTTGGAACCCTATGCTAATTATAATGCACTCTTTAAATCCTTTACCAAGGACGGTCAGTACAGTATTAAAAAGACCAGACAATTTGGTGTTAAGGTTAGAAGGATGTCTTATGAAGAGCTACCTAAATTTAAGGAAGTTACCCTTCATACAGCCCAAAGGCGTGGATATGAAGATAAGAGCTTAGCCTATTATCAAGATGTCTATAAAAATTTTGGTGACCAGGCAGACTTTTTAGTAGCCGAAATAAATTTTAAGGAATACAAAACAAGTCTTATAGACCGCAAAGAGGAACTTGAAAAAAATCTTCTAGCCATTGAAGAATTTTTAGCGGTTAATCCAAATTCAAGGAAGAAGAATAATCAAAAAAGAGAACAAGTGGCAGAGATTTCAACCTATACAAAGAGGATTGAAGAAGCAAACCAGTTTATTCTTGAATTTGGTCAAGAGGACATCATAGCTTCGGTTGGACTTTTTATCTATTCACCATCAGAACTTGTTTATCTCTTCAGTGGAAGTTATGACAAGTATAAAAGATTTTATGCTCCCTTTGCCGTTCAAGAATTTGTAATGAAAAAGGCCATGGATCAAAAAATTCCTCGCTATAATTTTTACGGAATTTCAGGTATTTTTGATGGCAGTGACGGAGTTCTTGGATTTAAACAAAATTTTAATGGTTTCATTGAAGAGAAAATTGGGGATTTTACCTACTATCCCAATAAATTTAAATATAAATTAATAACTACCCTTAAATCCCTTCTAGGAAGAAAATAA
- the plsY gene encoding glycerol-3-phosphate 1-O-acyltransferase PlsY: MKVIILLITAYLLGSIPSGLWIGKIFFGKNLHDYGSGNTGTTNTFRILGKKAGIVVFICDVLKGVIATALPMIFHVHGISPAIFGLVAIFGHTCSIFDGFKGGKAVATSAGMILTYNPLFFLFLFIVFMIALYLTSMVSFSSITICLAAILAVTVFPAFHFIFKSYDPVFLILILVLATFIIYKHRDNLKRIKNHEENLVPFGLNLTKQKPKK, encoded by the coding sequence ATGAAAGTTATAATTTTATTAATTACTGCCTACCTTTTGGGATCCATTCCATCAGGACTTTGGATTGGCAAAATATTTTTTGGAAAAAATTTACATGACTACGGAAGCGGAAATACCGGAACCACTAATACCTTTAGAATTCTTGGAAAAAAAGCTGGCATAGTTGTTTTTATTTGTGATGTTTTAAAGGGTGTTATCGCAACTGCCCTACCAATGATCTTCCATGTTCACGGAATATCACCAGCTATTTTTGGCTTGGTAGCTATTTTTGGTCACACTTGTTCAATCTTTGATGGTTTCAAGGGTGGAAAGGCTGTTGCTACAAGTGCTGGTATGATTTTAACCTACAACCCACTTTTCTTCCTTTTCCTTTTCATTGTCTTTATGATTGCCTTATACCTAACAAGTATGGTTAGTTTTTCAAGTATTACCATCTGCCTTGCGGCCATTCTTGCGGTTACTGTTTTCCCGGCCTTCCACTTTATCTTTAAATCCTATGATCCGGTCTTTTTAATTTTAATTCTTGTCCTAGCAACATTTATCATTTACAAGCACCGGGATAACCTTAAAAGAATTAAAAATCATGAGGAAAACCTAGTTCCTTTTGGACTAAATTTAACCAAACAGAAACCTAAAAAATAA
- the nrdH gene encoding glutaredoxin-like protein NrdH produces MVTVFSKNNCMQCNMVKKWLNDKGAQFKEINLDEQPEYITQVKEMGFMAAPVVSNGEIAFSGFRPGELAKLI; encoded by the coding sequence ATGGTAACAGTTTTCTCAAAAAACAACTGTATGCAGTGTAATATGGTTAAAAAATGGCTTAATGACAAGGGGGCCCAGTTCAAGGAAATTAACCTTGATGAACAGCCAGAATATATCACTCAAGTTAAAGAGATGGGATTCATGGCAGCACCTGTTGTTTCAAATGGTGAAATTGCTTTTTCTGGTTTCCGCCCTGGGGAACTTGCTAAGCTTATCTAA